Part of the Panicum virgatum strain AP13 chromosome 4N, P.virgatum_v5, whole genome shotgun sequence genome is shown below.
ACGCGCGCCCGTGCGGGTGCGCCACTGGGTGTGTTTGGTTACTACAGTGAATTTTACGCGCACGTTTTTCGataaaagaatctcgcatgcatgaagtactaaatgaagtctatttgtaaaatctttttaggtATGAGCGTAACTTttcgtgatgaatctaatgacaataattaattgatcatttgctacagtgatgctacagtgatcTTTCTCTAaacatgcggtcaaaggcctcattagattcgtctcgtgatttataCGAAggattgtggaggtggttttgtaattatacttcatttaatactttaaatttgTGGTTGGATCAAAAgattttcgcgaaattttttttgtaCCCCAAACCAAACACGACGCGAGGCCCCCGACGCCCGACTGCCCGAGCTCGTCCCCAGACAATAAACAACCCGCTAGCCTCGTACTCGCTGTGTCTCCGTACGATCTTTGCTGGGGCCCGGCAGGAGTTACGAATCGCTGGCCGGCCTGTCACGTCGTTTCGTTCACGCACTCGCAGGTCGCAGCCTGCACCGAACGCCGTACGCCGGCCGCGTAAAGAGAGCATGGTGGAATGGCGGCAAGCTGAAGACGTGCCGTGCCCATGACGTGGTGACTGCCATTGATGGTTGTAGTTACTGCtctctccgtttcaaattataaatcatttcaaaaaatttgaaaagtcAAATCATCTCAATATTTAATTAAAATTATAGAAAGAAACATAAAGATTTAtaacatcaaataggtatactatgaaaatataactaataaagaatctaatgatatttaattgatatcgtaaatattattattttgttgtataaatttaatcaaacttgaaaaaatttgactctccaaaattcttaaaATAACttgtaatttggaacagagggagtagcaGGTAGCAGCTGGTGATGGGGCCATCTAATTTACGGTCGCGCAAGAGAATCGATTCGTCCAGGCGATTTCCGACAAGGTAGCGATTTCCGAAAACAATGGTTCCTCCACGTGACTGTTCTCTTTCCGCAGTGGTCCGTTGGACCGTTCTCTTTTATTGTCAGCTGGACCGTTCTCTTTTATCCTTCTACATTTGTTTCGGGACGTGGGAAAATGGGTGTAATCATTGGGTGGGGGGAGTGAAAATAAAAAGtaagttttatttttaatatttaaCTATTAATTGACGAATGACATAATTTATTGCGTGGGAAATTTGTTGTTGTAAAATTCCGAAAtgtcaaaatattttttagtttGCTGCAAAAAACGATAATTTACAAATGTGAAAATAATTTTAAGTAATTTCGTGAAAAAATTTTGTGGTAAAGTTAACTTCGTGAAAATAGCTTAAAccctaaaatattttttgatgcaaaaattttttgcgtgCGAAAATTTTTCGTTTGGTCCAAATAgcataaaaaataatttcataAAAAGATTTTGCGTCAAAATTTCAAAGTGTAATACATCTTCACATGCAAAAATTAACTCATGAAAACTTTTTTTGTGGTAAGTTCGAAAAAAAGAATTTTTTGTTCTTTGCTGCAATAGCGTGCCCAAATTTAATTggtgaaaaaaaatttgtgttaAACTTTcgaattataattttttttagtttgCTACAATAGCGTGCAAAAAAAACttattgtaaagttttgaaatatcAAACTTTTTGCTGGCGATGTATTTAAAAGGagcaaaaaataaacaaaaaaagatGTTGCAAAAAAATAAAGTTCATTATTAACAGAACTAAATTTATCATGTAGCGACCATTAAAAACATAAAATGTTGCCACAAAAATATCTGCAGGACATCCCAAGGGGGCATATGCGGAGGGCATAACTGAACAACCTTCTTATGATTTCAGAAATACctgaaaaaatatgaaaaaataaTCATGAATAAAGAATCATGTAGCAAAAAAATCACTAAGAATGTGAAAGAACAATTATCCAAAAATTTACAGAAAAAATAGATAGTCGTGAAAAAAGTAAGGGGAAATAAAAAAGAGtatgaaaaaaagaaataaaatataaatttgttgaaattttttaaaaaaattgatgacaaaaaataatattaaaaaaatattttttagcatATATATGTTATGAGGAAAATGTAATTTAGTAGAAGAAAATGATAagacttttgtcaaaaattgaaaagaaaagtttgaaaaaattaTGTGATTTACCCTAATCAGTTGGACAGGGTACTGGCAAATTGACGTGACTGGCCCTAATTAGTTTCAACGAGTATGGCAGGTTGAAATAAATGGCCCTAATCAATTGGAACGGGTACGACTAGTTAAAAATGACTAACCCTAACTAGTTGGGACGAGTATGGAAAAGGATGACGTGATTTACCCTAATCAGTTGGACAGAGTATTGGCAGATTGACGTGACTGGCCCTAATTAGTTTTGACGAGTATGGCAGGTTGAAATAAATGGCCCTAATCAATTGGGAGTTTGGGACAGGTACAACTAGTAGAAAATGACTAACCCTAATTAATTGTGACGAGTATGATTAGTTGAAAATGACtgaccctaatcagttgggACGAGTATTAAAAGAATTACGTGAATAACACTAATCAGTTGGACAGGGTATTGGCAGATTGACGTGACTGGCCCTAATCAGTTTCAACAAGTGTGTCAAGTTGTAATTAATGACGCTAATTAGTTGGGACGAGTATGATTAGTTGAAAATGACtgaccctaatcagttgggACGAGTATGAAAAGAATGACGTGAATTACACTAATCAGTTGGACAAGGTATTGGCAGATTGACGTGACTGGCCCTAGTCAGTTTCAACAAGTGTGTCAAAGTTGTAATGAATTGCCCTAATCAGTTGGGACAAGTattgtcgtgggcttttggggtacccacagccgggtggcggaacgcacccgcctattccccgagggggagtactcggggaagtgccaaGCTATTAGGTCGATCTAGCTCGggggcaagaacacaagaacacacggatttagagtggttcgggccgccggagcgtaatacccaacatccactgtgtggtgtattgcacttagtatgaatgagtctatcctctgcccagccgGGCTTGAATGCCCTTCCTCTAGCGaggtctcccttttatagaccaaggggacgCATACACAGGCGTTCAGACCCCGACAGGCGGGTCTAACATGGATGTATAATATATTGTACAGAAGGCTTCAATGGAGCTACAGCGGTTGAGAATCTTTTCTCGGATACGCTTCAttgccctgtagactctctgaccgaggggggtttttatttgtcccatcggcgaggcgcccgttggggcaATGTAGCTTGCGACGTAGTCTGTCAAGGCTACCGTGCAGGCGTCATCATGGGCGAAACCGAGCCGTCATGTCCAACTAGCATAGTAGACTGAtatacgcggcgtgggcggcgccaacgactgcactgtgcgccttggtaacacgcgaccaacagtgcaacctggcaaaaacccgcctcgggctctgctctGGCAGAGCGTTCTTCCACCTaccgtattgaatgcggtaggtaggcgagtcttccagtggaagccaCACGGTCCCGCGCGCGTGCCCGCTCCTatagacacgtggcggctccggaccagccccaggcggggtgtcggttcctccctgctgaggggtccggatagtatatggggtccgggacccggcggGGGTCTGGAACtccctgggaggtccggggcccccagctgttttggctgagggctacctcctccgggacatgtggcgtcaccggaccctcctcaagcagggagcgggtccggggccgtttgccgggagagtagggctccggaccacaggagtccggctgctcggccgtcagggcgtagttttaggataactacgagactcttgcctagacacagcaagaggggttaccccagtcctggggtaccgacagtggcccccgggcccacctcgggagaggtacgaacccgcgggtggggccactatcgtgatgtgtttccacgcaaCTTGGCTGTGTTGGTGTGCTCAtgtcgagagcgggtgctccggaccccttggAGGCCGGAAcacctgttgccaggttcaggtactagagcgctttccatagggcggcgaaggtgtaggcttgggTTATGGAACCAATGCCAAGCGGCTACATGGACCTCGGACCGCTCAGGGAGCGAGAATCACTACCCCGGACCTGGCTCCTGGCGACCGTAGTGAGCGGTCTCAGCCGGAGCGGACCACCgaagtggacttgagtcgatcgtggcgagcggtctccgccggagcgggccaccagagtggacttgagtcgaccgtggcgagcggtctccgccggagtgggccaccggagtggacttgagtcgaccgtggcgagggtctccgccggagcgggccaccggagtggactggagtcgaccgtggcgagcggtctccgccggagcgggccaccggagtggacttgagtcgaccgtggcgagcggtctccgccggagcgggccaccggagtggacttgaagTCGTTGCTGACGATCCCATGAATTATGCCACCGGTCCTTGCAGCAAGGTGTAGAAAACCAGGCCTTATACCagaaaggagcccgggacctctagggacagcagtttcggatactaggggactcgtaacagggcagtgaagtacgtaggcttagggtacattaccaggctaagctacgcggatcTTCTCTACCCCATGATACGGGCACCACTTCTcttgagcaggtccctaggggttcgaactgccttccagctagaaggggtgtccccacctgaccacaagccagcaactcaacttGGATCGTTAGTAACTAAAGGAAAGACTCCGTTTGGGAGAAAGACACAGTTAAACCAAAACGGATAAGTGTAACCAAGGCAAAGTTCAGATAAGACTTGAGAAAGCAATTCTCCTTTATTGTGGTtatcgtggtgtacatcagaggttgGGATTACGAGGctggacctctaccgctctggaccacttgctggcgTTGCCTGTTCGTGCGTTGAAGCCAGAGATCGGGTTTACAAcggcggacctttaccgctccggaccacacgtaggcgccaTGTTATTACAAGGATGTACTCTCCTAGTCCTATCTAGGGGTAACCTACGGCCGCCTTTTGTAAGGCATGCACATTCCCAACCAGAGTGGAATCGCCACCTTTGAGTTCTCCAcagtcgtcggaggcgaaggcatcctggatgtgcctgaactgcatcatccagcatcacctcgggagctcggggggcccTTCCCTGCCTAAGAACTGTCATATGCCTAGGTAGCATGGAGacgaattctttggctttgaatgggagtggcccagccgccgccgtctgccgcCGGAAGCCAGCCCGATGATTGCTCATCACGAGCTGGGTGCTCATTTGgatgagcacggagcgtggagaagggcggttgTTCGCCGGCTCGACCTTGGTGCTTGCGTtaggcccccgcgcctggtggcggaatcctgtctgcagcagAACCAAGAGAGACTCGGTCctggcgagggaggagacgaCGGTAGACTTCCCCCGGGCCACAGCGGTCGGCTCCAGGCTTCatattgagagaaagccttgagccgacgccatgtcGCCGCAGGTGAGTcctggtggttgcttgagagaaaaccttgagccgacgcggAGGTGTTGTAGGGTGACGCACAACGGGCGTCTCCGCTGCGCGCCActgcgccggctctgaggtgtcacagtggcgacgcacagcaggcgccgctgtagtgcaccgccgcaccgagggcaccGCTGCCTCGGCGCTATGGCATGCGGCGTAGGTGCcgccatgcctctcttcatcttctcgtcgccgttgcagaggatgagctcagcctcagaagcctggagatctagccaacgcttgcacgtccccacggacggcgccacatgtcgtgggcttttgggggtacccacagccgggtggtggaacgcacccgcctattccccgagggggagtactcggggaagtgccaagctattaggccgatctagctcgggggcaagaacgcaagaacacacggatttagagtggttcggtccgccggagcgtaataccctacatccactgtgtggtgtattgcacttagtatgaatgagtctatcctctgcccagccgGGCTTGAATGCCCTTCCTCTAgcgagcgtctcccttttatagaccaaggggacaCATACACAGGCGTTCAGACCCCGACAGGCGGGTCTAACGTGGATGTATAATATATTGTACAGAAGGCTTCAATGGAGCTACAgcggttgagaatctcttctcGGATACACTTCAttgccctgtagactctctgaccgaggggggttttatttgtcccatcggcgaggcgcccgttggggcaATGTAGCTTGCGACGTAGTCTGTCAAGGCTACCGTGCAGGCGTCATCATGGGCGAAACTGAGCCGTCATGTCCAACTAGCATAGTAGACTGATATatgcggcgtgggcggcgccagtgaCTGCACTGTGCGCtttggtaacacgcgaccaaCAGTGCAACTTGGCAAAAGCCACCTCGGGCTCAGCTCTGGCAGAGCGTTCTTCCGCCTACCGGGGcccccagctgttttggctgagggctacctcctccgggacatgtggcgtcaccggaccctcctcaaacggggagcgggtccggggccgtttgccGGGAAAGTAGGGCTCCGGATCacaggagtccggctgctcggccgtcagggcgtagtttaaggataactacgagactcttgcctagacacagcaagagggggtaccccagtcctggggtactgACAAGTATGATTAGTTGAAAAATGACtgaccctaatcagttgggACGAGTATGATTAGTTGAAAATGACTGACCCTAATTAGTTGGGACGGGTATGATTAGTTGAAAATGACtgaccctaatcagttgggACGAGTATGGAAAGGATGATGTGATTTACCCTAATCAGTTGGACAGGGTACTGGCAAATTGACGTGACTGGCCTTAATTAGTTTCGATGAGTATGGCAGGTTGAAATGAATGGCCCTAATCAATTGGGACGGGTACGACTAGTTAAAAATGACTAACCCTAACCAGTTGGGTCGAGTATGGAAAAGGATGACGTGATTTACCCTAATCAGTTGGACAGAGTATTGGCAGATCGACGTGACTGGCCCTAATTAGTTTCGACGAGTATGGTAAATTGAAATGAATGGTCCTAATCAGTTGGGGCGAGTATGACTAGTTGAAAATGACTAACCCTAATCAGTTGGGACAAGTATGGAAAAGGACAACATGACTGGCCCTAAATAGTTTCGACGAGTATGGCAACATGGAAATGACTAGCCCTAATAAGTCGGTCGAGTATGACTAGTTAAAAATGAATGACCCTACTCAATTGGGTCGAGTATGGTGGAGTTACGAGATtgaccctaatcagttgggCCGGGTATGACTGATTGAAATCACTGACCCTAATCAATTAAAATGTCCTATACTCTAAAAAGACGTACAAACAAGATGAATTGCTATCAGAAATGATATGCTTTAATTGACATGATATATGTGTTTGAATTACTTAGTTACTTAAGTTGCACGCATGGTTGATGTAGACATAGGAAATTTTGCACAGAAAATTTTTTTTATACCTTTTCCTGCCTTGCACATTGTTTTCCAGAAAAATACCCTGATGAAAAAAATACataataagaaaaaaaacagagataAAAAACATACTAAAAAAATTTGTCCTAAtgttagaaagaaaaaaagagggggtTGGCTTACATGTTGACATGCTATGTTCTTGATATCTGGTAGAACAATCTCATTATCCACATGCGTGCAAAGATAATAGGTTAGCGATTCTCGGATTGGCTTTGCGTGTTCCTGCATGAGGCGGGTGTGGGGGTGCAGTCATAAATGAGTGTAAAGATATAGAGACCGTGCTGAACACATCATGTTTGATACTTACTTGTTTGAAGTGGAAGTAAGTCTTTCCACTGTATGACAACAGAAGCTGCATCACAAAAACACCACTGTCATTCCTGcgtgaaaaaaaaaagtgagaaAAAAATTTTAGGGAGTGGGGGTGGGGGTAGCACAAATagttctttttcttaactggtTAACcgtggcaatgagatcatcaatTTTAGTTGCCTGTCTCGATCCACTTGTGTCCTTGAGAACAATGGACTTTGCATCACTAGATGATTTTGTTGGCACTTTCTTGCCACCAAGGGGGATCCCCAAGATTTGATGAACTGCACTTGCATCAATGCTGAAAGATTTACCACCAGGAAGCTTGACAGACTTAGACCTGGAATCATAATGCTTTGCCAGCCAAATTACTAGATTATTTGGAATTGATGAGCAGTTAAGAGCAACAATCGATCCAAATCCACAATCTATGACTATCTCTTTCTGCTTTTTTGACAGTCTACCAACCAATATAGTCATCTTCACAAGTGAAAAGTTGGAGCTGAATTTCTGAAAAAGATCATATATAGACATTAGTAAATATTATAGGGAAAAGAGTTTATGCAGAAAGATCatataacaaaaagaaaaaggttatGCAGAAAATTTTGTTGATCCAAAAAATATTATAGCGAAAAAGTTATTATATCAAACTTTGACGAAGATAAAACGTTTATGGAAAAAATAATGTTTTCTAAAATAATCTTGTATAATAAAAATTTATAGGTAAATAGTTTTTTATCAACAAATCGTATGGAAGATAAAAAATGTTTATAACAAAGTTATTAcaaaaaaaactttgaacaaAGATTTTAAAGAAACTTATGATGAAAGGAGATATGGAGAATAATAAATGCTTTTTCATATGCAAAAGCAGGAAATGAAAACTGTTCAGATCCTGGAGAACCTTAGTAAGACTGCAATGAGGAAAGTGAGCACAGGAGCCATGTTGGTGAAAGTTATAGCGAATATCGCATTCGTGTACTGCAGTCCGTAGAGGAAGGTGTATTGAGAGAGAGAGCGGCGCTGGAAATAAGAAACGAAAAGAAATGAATCAAACAGAATGATTCACACATAAGAAAATATTGGCCTAGCTGTTGTCAACTAGTATGACCAAGTGATCTGTGACTGTACCCAAACGCTGCACTAAAGAAGAGGTACACAAGGATCTCCAGTGTGAGCTTAGgccttgtgctcctgaaaagaCAAAAAAGGGAGGAAATTCAGAATCACATTACAGTCTAAGCTCTGAACTTTGATCATCCGCATCCGCTGAGAAGTCACATTTCTGTACCGTTCTTTGAAATAGGCTATCAGAGCAAGGAAGACTATGGCCACCAGTTACCGCAGTGTGATAAGTACTAGACGGTCGAGGCCCTCCTGCAGTGCCTTCTTGATCAAGGTTGTTGTCACAGCAGAGATGAGGTCAAAGACTAGCATTGCAATCACCGGTTTCCAATCATGGATCCCCAACATTGCTGCTCCAGTTGCGCCAAGTCTTTGGCCCCTTCACCTGAATTGCCATAACAATGTTCCTGTAATGGACTATTTATAGGTCTTTTACTTGGTAGTGCTTCTGATAAAAAAGATGTGACAGCATATGCGCATTGTGCAATTACCCTTTACCCAAAAACAAAAGGCAAGGTGCTACTGATCGATTAAAAAaaacacatatacatatatattaagAAGCAGTTAGTTGTCGCGATGGCAAAGAACATGCCACGGTGCACACTGCACTTGGCTACAATTGCATTTGCAGCAAGTGGCCATACTGACCTGGATGAAATGGGGTTTAGTTCATCGATCGCTGACAAGCGCAACTACTAGACCTGGAATGGCATAGTGCGTGCTTCCACCAAAGTTCTCTGATATTTTAGCAGTTTGCAGACAGCAGACACATGGTGCAGTTAGCACTGAGCACCTGCTCAACTAATGGTCATTTTCAGTCGTATCGAGCAG
Proteins encoded:
- the LOC120670701 gene encoding uncharacterized protein LOC120670701, translating into MTILVGRLSKKQKEIVIDCGFGSIVALNCSSIPNNLVIWLAKHYDSRSKSVKLPGGKSFSIDASAVHQILGIPLGGKKVPTKSSSDAKSIVLKDTSGSRQATKIDDLIATVNQNDSGVFVMQLLLSYSGKTYFHFKQEHAKPIRESLTYYLCTHVDNEIVLPDIKNIACQHGIFLENNVQGRKRYF